DNA from Paratractidigestivibacter faecalis:
GCGTCAACGTGGTCCTGCCGGGCGCCGAGTCCCCCGCCGCCAAGGCCTGGGCCGAGAAGTTCCCCGAGGAGTACCAGAAGCAGGTCATGCTCAACCCCATGCACCGCTTCGGCGACCCCGAGGACGACATCGCGCCCGTGGTGGCGTTCCTCGCCGGCCCGGACTCCTGCTACTACTCCGGCCAGTCCGTGATCGTGGACGGTGCCAACTCCATCATGCCGTAGCGCGGGACAACCACAAGCCGCACTGACGGCGCCCCGTCCCTCCGCCCAGGCGATTCTCGCCGCGTGGGCCCGGGGGGGACGGGGCGTCCCTTTTGCCGGCCGGCCGCCGGGGCCGCGCTCTACTCGCTCGGGCGCGCCGGCGCGACGAGGCTCGTGGCGAGCGCCACAGCCTTCTCCACGTCGTCGGTGACGGTCACGAGGCCGGGGTCGGGCGCGGAGATGTTCCCGCTGGAAAGCACAGTGCCGCCCAGCCAGTCCATGAGGCCGTCCCAGTACTGGTGGCCAAAGAGGACGATGGGCATGCTCGGCGCCTTATGGGTCTGTACCAGGGTCAGAAGCTCAAAGGTCTCGTCCATCGTGCCAAAGCCGCCCGGGAAGATGATGGCGCCGCTCGCGTACTTGACGAACATCGTCTTGCGCACGAAGAAGTAGCGGAAGCTCATGCCCAGGTTGACCCACTGGTTGATGCCCTGCTCGTGGGGAAGCTCTATGCCCAGCCCGACGGAGACGCCGCCCGCCTCGGCCGCGCCGCGGTTTGCCGCCTCCATGATGCCGGGGCCACCGCCCGTGATGGTAGCGAAGCCCGCCTGGGCGATGAGCTCGCCCGCACGGCGCGCGGCCTCGTAGCAGGGGTCCTCCCGCGCGGTGCGGGCGCTGCCAAAGACCGTGACGGCGGGACCAAGCTCCGCCAGGGCGCCGAAGCCGTCCACGAACTCCGCCTGGATGCGCAGGACGCGCCAGGGGTCCATGTGGAGCCAGTCGGTGTCCGGGTCTGCCGAGAGCAGGTTCGCCGAGGTCGTCGAGGTGGGAATCATGGGCCCGCGCAAGATCACGGGGCCGCGGTGGTACGTCTCGCCGGCGCCTGCCGCCGGGTTCTTGGTGAGGTTCTTCTCGTCCATTCTCGCTCCTTCTTGGTTGCGTACTCTGAACGTACCCCAGAAGGCGCCCCGCCCGCGTCACGCCATGGTAAGCGATCGGACAGGGCCGCCGGCGCGTCGAGAGGCGCGACCGAAAAAACGGTAGCAAACTTTGGAAGCCAACCGCAAAACCGCAGGTCGCGGGTTTCTCGCCAAAAAAGGGCCGGGCGTCGCCACCAGATAATCGGTAGGCGACGCCCGGCACCATGGCGCCAGGGCCTCAAGGCATCAGAGCCTCAGGCGAGACCCGTCCCCTACAGGCCGGCCTTGGCTCGGTTGTAGTTGATGAGGCAGCCGGCCTTGACGATGGCGCGCTCCTCGGGGGTCATGTCGGCCACGTAGAGGCTGACCTTGCTGACCGAGCCGTCCGCGCGCACGACGTAGGCGGCAACGTCCGCGAGGTCACCGTCGAGCGCGGCGCGGATGCCGGGCACGAAGAGGTGGTCGCCCACCTCGAAGCAGGGCTCGCTGGCAAGCTGGAAGGGCACCATGCCCCAGTTCATGACGTTGGAGCGGTAGCGCTTGGTGGCGTACTCGCTGACCACGTTGGCGAGGCCGCCGATGACGCGCTGGCAGCTGGCCGCCTGCTCGCGGGCGCTGCCGTCGCCGGGCTTGACGGCGTAGATCATGCTGCCGAACTCGGTCTTGGCGGAGTCGGCCGACACACCGGCGCCCTCGAGCGCGCCGAAGACCCGGGCGAGCTCGGGCTCTGCCGCCAGGTCCTCGCCCGCCACGCGGCGCTTCTCGATGGCGTCCACAGCCTTGGAGCGACCGACATACTCCGGGTCGCGACGGCTGAGGGTGAACTCGGCCAGGCCGAGCGGGTTGGAGCGGAAGGAGCTGGTCTCGCCGGACGGGATGAGCTCGTCGGTGGTGGTGACGGGGTCCATAATCTTGGAGCAGATGCGCAGCAGGATATCGTCGGCAAGCGGCTCCATGGCAGGCCACGGCTTGATGTTGGGGCCCTCGACGAGCTCGTCGGCGGGCGCAGCCTTGCCATAGCCCCAGTACACGCGCTTGTCGTAGGGCGCGGAGTCAAAGCGGTACTCGCAGGACTCGTCCCAGGTCTCGTCGGGAAGGTCAGTCGCGGCCGTGAGCACGCCGCCGGCCGCCGCCGTGGCGGCAATGGAGCGGGCGTCCATGAGGGCCACGGCGCTGAGCTGGCCATTTCCGGGCTTGGAGCCCTCGCGGTTGGGGAAGTTGCGCGTGGTGTGGCGGATGGAGAGGCCGTTGTTGGCCGGCGTGTCCCCCGCGCCGAAGCACGGGCCGCAGAACGCCGTGCGCACGATGGCGCCGGCCTCCATGAGGTCGTAGACATAGCCCTGGCGCGTGAGCTCCAGCGCCACGGGCTGGCTCGTGGGGTAGACGGACAGTGAGAACTCGCCGCAGCCGGTGTTGGCGCCCTTGAGCGCGCGGGCGGCCTGGACCACGTTGCCGAAGTTGCCGCCCGAGCAGCCGGCGATGACGCCCTGCTGGACGTGCAGCCTTCCGTCCACGACCTTGTCCATGAGGCTGAGGCTGGCGCGTCCGCCGCCCACCTTGGCCGCCTCGACCTCGACGCCGCGCAGGATGTCCTCGAGGTTCTCGTTGAGCTCGTCGATCTCGAAGGCGTTGGACGGGTGGAACGGCAGCGCGATCATGGGCTTGACGGAGGAGAGGTCCACCTCGACGCAGCCGTCGTAGTAGGCCACATCGGCCGGCCTGAGCTCGCGGTAGTCTCCGCCGCGGCCGTGCATGGCCAGGAAGGCGTGCGTGTCCTCGTCGGTGGCCCAGATGGAGGAGAGGCAGGTGGTCTCTGTGGTCATGACGTCCACGCCGTTGCGGTAGTCGGTGTTCATGCTGGCAATGCCGGGGCCCACGAACTCCATGACCTTGTTCTTGACGTAGCCCTTGGCAAAGACCGCCCTGATGATGGCCAGGGCCACGTCGTGCGGGCCCACGCCGGGACGCGGGGCGCCTGTGAGGTAGATGGCCACCACGCCGGGATAGGCCACATCGTAGGTGTCGCACAGCAGCTGCTTGGCCAGCTCGCCGCCGCCCTCGCCTACGGCCATGGTGCCCAGGGCGCCGTAGCGGGTGTGGGAGTCGGAGCCCAGGATCATCTTGCCGCAGCCGGCGAAGTTCTCGCGCATGAAGGAGTGGATGACGGCGATATGGGGCGGGACGAAGATGCCGCCGTACTTCTTGGCCGCGGAGAGGCCGAAGACGTGGTCGTCCTCGTTGATGGTGCCGCCGACGGCGCACAGGGAGTTGTGGCAGTTGGTGAGCACGTAGGGCAGCGGGAACTCCGTCATGCCGGACGCGCGCGCCGTCTGGATGATGCCCACGAAGGTGATGTCGTGGCTGGCCATGGCGTCAAAGCGGATCTTGAGCGCCTCGGGGTCTCCGGAGGTGTTGTGCGCCTGCAGGATGGACCAGGCGATGGTGCCCTGGCGGGCCTCTTCGGGCGTGGCCGCGATGCCGGCGGCCGCGGCCTCGGACTCGCGGACGAGCTCCTTGCCACCGCGCAGGTAGACGCCGCCCTCGTACAGCTTGACCATGGATCCCCACTCTCCCCCGGCAGGCCGGGACACGCAGAAGACTGTTTTGGCGAGAAGTGCCTTTCCGGCCATTATGCCCCACGGAGGTTGCCATGGGGTTACCGGATGGGCCGGGACTAGGGCAGAAGGGGCGACAGGGCCTCGGACCAGGCAGCGGCGAGGCGCTCCTCGCCCCAGGCGGCGTTGGCCGGGCTCGTAGAGGGCAGGACCTGCGCGGCAAGGCCGCACCGCGACTCCAGCCAGCGGTGGTACAGGCGGCCGGCAGTGCCACCGTTGCACAGCACCGCTCGGACGGGCGAGACGGACGTGATTCTCGCCAGGTCCACGGGTACGACGTTCTTGATGCTGGCGTCCGACGAGCCGCGCACGTCGCAGCTCTGGACCACGTCCCAGAGGGCCACGCCGTGGGCCAGGAGG
Protein-coding regions in this window:
- a CDS encoding LOG family protein yields the protein MDEKNLTKNPAAGAGETYHRGPVILRGPMIPTSTTSANLLSADPDTDWLHMDPWRVLRIQAEFVDGFGALAELGPAVTVFGSARTAREDPCYEAARRAGELIAQAGFATITGGGPGIMEAANRGAAEAGGVSVGLGIELPHEQGINQWVNLGMSFRYFFVRKTMFVKYASGAIIFPGGFGTMDETFELLTLVQTHKAPSMPIVLFGHQYWDGLMDWLGGTVLSSGNISAPDPGLVTVTDDVEKAVALATSLVAPARPSE
- a CDS encoding hydratase is translated as MVKLYEGGVYLRGGKELVRESEAAAAGIAATPEEARQGTIAWSILQAHNTSGDPEALKIRFDAMASHDITFVGIIQTARASGMTEFPLPYVLTNCHNSLCAVGGTINEDDHVFGLSAAKKYGGIFVPPHIAVIHSFMRENFAGCGKMILGSDSHTRYGALGTMAVGEGGGELAKQLLCDTYDVAYPGVVAIYLTGAPRPGVGPHDVALAIIRAVFAKGYVKNKVMEFVGPGIASMNTDYRNGVDVMTTETTCLSSIWATDEDTHAFLAMHGRGGDYRELRPADVAYYDGCVEVDLSSVKPMIALPFHPSNAFEIDELNENLEDILRGVEVEAAKVGGGRASLSLMDKVVDGRLHVQQGVIAGCSGGNFGNVVQAARALKGANTGCGEFSLSVYPTSQPVALELTRQGYVYDLMEAGAIVRTAFCGPCFGAGDTPANNGLSIRHTTRNFPNREGSKPGNGQLSAVALMDARSIAATAAAGGVLTAATDLPDETWDESCEYRFDSAPYDKRVYWGYGKAAPADELVEGPNIKPWPAMEPLADDILLRICSKIMDPVTTTDELIPSGETSSFRSNPLGLAEFTLSRRDPEYVGRSKAVDAIEKRRVAGEDLAAEPELARVFGALEGAGVSADSAKTEFGSMIYAVKPGDGSAREQAASCQRVIGGLANVVSEYATKRYRSNVMNWGMVPFQLASEPCFEVGDHLFVPGIRAALDGDLADVAAYVVRADGSVSKVSLYVADMTPEERAIVKAGCLINYNRAKAGL
- a CDS encoding DNA-deoxyinosine glycosylase, with protein sequence MTGYQHIPHGFEPVFDERSRVLVLGSFPSVLSRANDFYYGNPRNRFWRVMARVLGEPVPADEDTPAKRRLLLAHGVALWDVVQSCDVRGSSDASIKNVVPVDLARITSVSPVRAVLCNGGTAGRLYHRWLESRCGLAAQVLPSTSPANAAWGEERLAAAWSEALSPLLP